Proteins encoded together in one Hemiscyllium ocellatum isolate sHemOce1 chromosome 31, sHemOce1.pat.X.cur, whole genome shotgun sequence window:
- the mrps23 gene encoding 28S ribosomal protein S23, mitochondrial isoform X1 — MAGTRLEKCGTVFTRVRDLLRAGVMKESEKPCWYDVYAAFPPKYEPVYAQPKERFGKVQDPVREIFYQEDTIRAKFYEVYGNGPRPFDFTRSNFVSTCQRFVEKYQELEARGEVDEEKLFEATSRALLLDGVVLRRRGRAGISGLMSDNPQDSKARNPVLDMKLQDLLKGMQEEQQGLAQEERQLQAQQETQSH, encoded by the exons ATGGCGGGCACTCGGCTGGAGAAATGCGGCACCGTCTTCaccag GGTGCGGGACTTGTTGCGAGCTGGTGTCATGAAGGAGTCGGAGAAACCTTGCTGGTACGATGTTTACGCTGCTTTCCCTCCAAAATATGAGCCAGTCTACGCGCAACCGAAGGAGAGATTTGGTAAAGTGCAGGACCCGGTTCGGGAGATTTTCTACCAGGAGGACACGATTCGAGC GAAATTCTATGAGGTGTATGGGAATGGCCCAAGACCTTTTGACTTCACACGATCCAATTTTGTTTCCACTTGTCAAAG GTTTGTGGAAAAGTACCAGGAACTGGAGGCACGAGGTGAAGTGGACGAAGAGAAGTTGTTCGAGGCGACCAGCCGGGCACTGCTCTTGGACGGAGTTGTGTTGCGAAGGAGAGGCCGAGCCGGA ATATCGGGCTTAATGAGTGACAATCCCCAGGACTCCAAGGCACGGAACCCAGTGTTGGACATGaagctgcaagacctgctgaaagGGATGCAGGAGGAGCAGCAAGGACTAGCTCAGGAGGAGAGACAGCTCCAGGCACAACAAGAGACACAGTCGCACTGA
- the mrps23 gene encoding 28S ribosomal protein S23, mitochondrial isoform X2, which translates to MAGTRLEKCGTVFTRVRDLLRAGVMKESEKPCWKFYEVYGNGPRPFDFTRSNFVSTCQRFVEKYQELEARGEVDEEKLFEATSRALLLDGVVLRRRGRAGISGLMSDNPQDSKARNPVLDMKLQDLLKGMQEEQQGLAQEERQLQAQQETQSH; encoded by the exons ATGGCGGGCACTCGGCTGGAGAAATGCGGCACCGTCTTCaccag GGTGCGGGACTTGTTGCGAGCTGGTGTCATGAAGGAGTCGGAGAAACCTTGCTG GAAATTCTATGAGGTGTATGGGAATGGCCCAAGACCTTTTGACTTCACACGATCCAATTTTGTTTCCACTTGTCAAAG GTTTGTGGAAAAGTACCAGGAACTGGAGGCACGAGGTGAAGTGGACGAAGAGAAGTTGTTCGAGGCGACCAGCCGGGCACTGCTCTTGGACGGAGTTGTGTTGCGAAGGAGAGGCCGAGCCGGA ATATCGGGCTTAATGAGTGACAATCCCCAGGACTCCAAGGCACGGAACCCAGTGTTGGACATGaagctgcaagacctgctgaaagGGATGCAGGAGGAGCAGCAAGGACTAGCTCAGGAGGAGAGACAGCTCCAGGCACAACAAGAGACACAGTCGCACTGA